The proteins below come from a single Aegilops tauschii subsp. strangulata cultivar AL8/78 chromosome 6, Aet v6.0, whole genome shotgun sequence genomic window:
- the LOC109745373 gene encoding S-adenosylmethionine synthase, with protein MAEVETFLFTSESVNEGHPDKLCDQISDAVLDACLADDPDSKVACETCTKTNMVMVFGEITTKANVDYEKIVRDTCRGIGFVSNDVGLDADHCKVLVNIEQQSPDIAQGVHGHFTKRPEEIGAGDQGHMFGYATDETPEFMPLSHVLATKLGARLTEVRKNATCPWLRPDGKTQVTVEYHNDNGAMVPIRVHTVLISTQHDETVTNDEIAADLKEHVIKPVIPEQYLDENTIFHLNPSGRFVIGGPHGDAGLTGRKIIIDTYGGWGAHGGGAFSGKDPTKVDRSGAYVARQAAKSIVASGIARRCIVQVSYAIGVPEPLSVFVDTYGTGKIPDKEILEIVKENFDFRPGMIIINLDLKRGGKGRYLKTAAYGHFGREGADFTWEVVKPLKWEKPSA; from the coding sequence ATGGCTGAAGTCGAGACCTTCCTCTTCACATCCGAGTCTGTCAATGAGGGGCACCCTGACAAGCTCTGCGACCAGATATCTGATGCTGTGCTAGATGCATGCCTGGCTGACGACCCTGACAGCAAGGTTGCTTGCGAGACATGCACCAAGACCAACATGGTCATGGTTTTCGGTGAGATCACTACCAAAGCCAATGTTGACTATGAGAAGATTGTCAGGGATACTTGCCGTGGCATCGGTTTTGTGTCCAATGATGTAGGGCTTGATGCTGACCACTGCAAGGTACTTGTCAACATTGAGCAGCAGTCCCCTGACATCGCGCAGGGTGTCCATGGCCACTTTACCAAGCGGCCTGAGGAGATTGGCGCTGGTGACCAGGGCCATATGTTTGGATATGCAACTGATGAGACTCCTGAGTTCATGCCCCTCAGCCATGTTCTTGCTACCAAGCTTGGTGCTCGTCTCACCGAGGTCCGCAAGAACGCCACCTGCCCGTGGTTGAGGCCTGATGGCAAGACCCAGGTGACTGTTGAGTATCACAATGACAATGGTGCTATGGTCCCTATACGTGTCCACACTGTGCTCATCTCCACCCAGCATGATGAGACAGTGACCAATGATGAGATTGCTGCTGATCTGAAGGAGCATGTGATTAAGCCTGTTATCCCAGAGCAGTATCTTGATGAGAATACGATCTTCCATCTCAACCCATCTGGCCGCTTTGTCATTGGTGGACCTCACGGCGATGCTGGTCTCACTGGCAGGAAGATCATCATTGACACCTATGGTGGCTGGGGAGCTCATGGTGGAGGTGCTTTCTCTGGCAAGGACCCGACCAAGGTTGACCGCAGTGGTGCATATGTTGCAAGGCAGGCGGCGAAGAGCATCGTGGCCAGCGGCATTGCCCGTCGCTGCATCGTCCAGGTGTCTTATGCTATTGGCGTGCCTGAACCGCTTTCGGTGTTTGTCGACACATACGGCACTGGCAAGATCCCTGATAAGGAGATCCTTGAGATTGTCAAGGAGAACTTTGACTTCAGGCCAggcatgatcatcatcaaccttgACCTCAAGAGGGGGGGGAAGGGGCGCTATCTCAAGACGGCGGCATACGGGCACTTCGGCAGGGAGGGCGCGGACTTCACCTGGGAGGTGGTGAAGCCCCTCAAGTGGGAGAAGCCTTCTGCCTGA